In Zingiber officinale cultivar Zhangliang chromosome 3B, Zo_v1.1, whole genome shotgun sequence, a single window of DNA contains:
- the LOC122055199 gene encoding pectinesterase inhibitor-like: MARYTALSLLLFVLSAAPHHSSAAVSDSLKKACAKFVYPDFCLKALGDDPRSATADLRGLGLISLELSVASAKAISSDYAQQRRDPSHDASGKNWLDSCLLLYQHNLPPLLDYSHKFLESGSPEVGRGLLTQAGQVATVCDGGIKEGDKANLGSLIFLAQRFMELLSPQ, encoded by the coding sequence ATGGCGCGTTACACCGCCCTGTCTCTCCTCCTCTTTGTCCTCTCCGCCGCCCCCCATCACTCCTCCGCCGCAGTCTCCGACTCGCTGAAGAAAGCTTGCGCCAAATTCGTCTACCCCGACTTCTGCCTCAAGGCGCTTGGAGACGACCCCCGCAGCGCGACCGCCGACCTCCGCGGCCTCGGACTCATCTCTCTCGAACTGTCCGTGGCCAGCGCCAAGGCTATCAGCTCCGATTATGCTCAGCAACGACGCGACCCGTCCCACGACGCCAGCGGCAAGAACTGGCTGGATTCGTGCCTGCTCCTCTACCAGCACAATCTCCCTCCTCTGCTGGATTACTCCCACAAGTTTCTGGAGAGCGGCAGCCCGGAGGTTGGGAGAGGGTTATTGACTCAGGCGGGACAGGTTGCAACTGTTTGTGACGGAGGGATTAAGGAGGGAGACAAAGCTAACTTGGGATCCCTCATTTTCCTCGCACAGAGGTTCATGGAGCTCCTCAGTCCCCAGTAG